A region from the Sulfurivermis fontis genome encodes:
- the ald gene encoding alanine dehydrogenase: MRIGIPREVKTLEGRVGLIPAAAAELVRAGHEVAVQHDAGRLSGYADADYQAAGVSVLPDAAALYGWAQLVVKVKEPQPQEWPLLRADHLLFCYLHLAAEPALTQELLRIGLTAVGFETVEEADGRLPLLAPMSDIAGRIAAQAGAWLLTAPQGGKGLLLGGLPAAERGHVVVLGAGVAGGSAARVAAALGAQVTVFDRNRDKLAMMRALGDNVTALYPYADAIERAVLAADLLVGAVLIPGARAPHLVSADTVRAMQPGSVVVDISVDQGGCIETTRPTTWAAPTYVWENVVHFGVTNMPGSVPRTASQALSAALIPYVQRLAQGGWEAQAALARGVNVRGGAIVHPALQQL; this comes from the coding sequence ATGCGTATCGGTATCCCCCGTGAGGTGAAGACTCTGGAAGGTCGCGTCGGCCTGATCCCGGCGGCGGCGGCGGAATTGGTGCGGGCGGGTCACGAAGTGGCCGTGCAGCACGATGCCGGCCGCCTCAGCGGTTACGCCGATGCCGATTATCAGGCGGCAGGCGTCAGCGTCTTGCCTGATGCGGCGGCGCTGTACGGCTGGGCGCAGCTGGTGGTGAAGGTGAAGGAGCCGCAGCCGCAGGAGTGGCCGCTGCTGCGTGCCGATCATCTTCTGTTCTGTTACCTGCACCTCGCCGCCGAACCGGCGCTGACGCAGGAACTGCTGCGCATCGGTCTCACCGCCGTGGGCTTCGAAACCGTCGAGGAGGCGGACGGCCGCCTGCCGCTGCTGGCGCCGATGAGCGACATCGCCGGGCGCATCGCCGCGCAGGCCGGGGCCTGGCTGCTCACCGCACCGCAGGGCGGCAAGGGACTTTTGCTCGGCGGCCTGCCGGCGGCGGAGCGCGGTCATGTGGTGGTGCTGGGGGCGGGCGTTGCCGGCGGCAGCGCGGCGAGGGTGGCGGCGGCACTGGGGGCGCAGGTGACGGTGTTCGACCGCAACCGCGACAAGCTGGCCATGATGCGTGCCCTGGGGGACAACGTGACGGCGCTGTATCCCTATGCCGACGCCATCGAGCGGGCGGTGCTGGCAGCGGACCTGCTGGTGGGGGCGGTACTGATCCCCGGTGCGCGTGCCCCGCATCTGGTCAGTGCCGACACCGTGCGCGCCATGCAGCCGGGCAGCGTGGTGGTGGATATCTCGGTGGACCAGGGCGGCTGCATCGAGACTACGCGTCCGACCACCTGGGCCGCCCCCACCTATGTGTGGGAGAACGTAGTGCATTTCGGCGTCACCAACATGCCCGGCTCGGTGCCGCGCACCGCCTCGCAGGCCCTGTCGGCGGCCCTGATCCCCTATGTGCAGCGCCTGGCCCAGGGTGGCTGGGAGGCCCAGGCGGCCCTGGCGCGCGGGGTGAACGTGCGTGGCGGGGCGATCGTGCATCCGGCCCTGCAACAGCTGTAA
- the trxB gene encoding thioredoxin-disulfide reductase codes for MSQTKHCRLLILGSGPAGYTAAVYAARANLNPVLITGMQQGGQLMTTTEIDNWPGGEHGLTGPGLMQQMEAHARRFNTEIIFDTIVKADLSKRPFTLTGDSATYTCDALIIATGASAMYLGLESEEKFKGRGVSGCATCDGFFYRNQNVAVIGGGNTAVEEALYLSNIAKHVTVVHRRDKFRCEKILSDQLMEKVKEGKVTIEWNHEVDEVLGDNSGVTGLRIKSTQDGSKKELALTGVFIAIGHKPNTDLFAGQLTLEHGYIVTQGGRNGNATATNIEGVFAAGDVADHNYRQAITSAGTGCMAALDAEAFLESKG; via the coding sequence ATGAGTCAAACCAAGCATTGCCGCCTGCTGATCCTCGGTTCCGGTCCCGCCGGCTACACCGCCGCCGTCTATGCCGCCCGCGCCAACCTCAATCCGGTGCTCATCACCGGCATGCAGCAAGGCGGCCAGCTGATGACCACCACCGAGATCGACAACTGGCCCGGTGGCGAACACGGCCTCACCGGTCCCGGCCTGATGCAGCAGATGGAGGCTCACGCCAGGCGCTTCAACACCGAAATCATCTTCGACACCATCGTCAAGGCCGACCTGTCCAAGCGCCCCTTCACCCTCACCGGCGACTCCGCCACCTACACCTGCGATGCCCTGATCATCGCCACCGGCGCCTCGGCCATGTACCTTGGCCTGGAATCGGAAGAGAAGTTCAAGGGCCGCGGCGTCTCCGGCTGCGCCACCTGCGACGGTTTCTTCTACCGCAACCAGAACGTGGCCGTGATCGGCGGCGGCAACACTGCCGTGGAAGAGGCACTGTACCTGTCCAACATCGCCAAACACGTCACCGTGGTACACCGCCGCGACAAGTTCCGCTGCGAGAAGATCCTCAGCGATCAGCTGATGGAGAAGGTCAAGGAAGGCAAGGTCACCATCGAGTGGAACCACGAAGTGGATGAAGTGCTGGGCGACAACTCCGGCGTCACCGGCCTGCGCATCAAGAGTACCCAGGACGGCAGCAAGAAGGAGCTGGCATTGACCGGCGTGTTCATCGCCATCGGCCACAAACCCAACACCGACCTGTTCGCCGGCCAGCTCACCCTGGAGCACGGCTACATCGTCACCCAGGGCGGCCGCAACGGTAACGCTACCGCCACCAACATCGAAGGCGTATTCGCCGCCGGCGACGTGGCCGACCACAACTACCGCCAGGCCATCACCTCGGCCGGCACCGGTTGCATGGCCGCGCTGGACGCCGAGGCCTTCCTGGAAAGCAAGGGCTGA
- the mltG gene encoding endolytic transglycosylase MltG, protein MRERLFHLLGALVLVASLVLGWFWFGYQSFVTAPLLVGEEGATIEVRPGASLTAVARQLEEAGHISSARYFVWMARLSDSARQIRVGEYRVEPGMTARQLLQMMVEGRVHLYALTLVEGWNFRQVMDAVRGSPYLTHTLSGLTDSEVMARLGYAGEHPEGRFFPDTYHFPRGMSDVEFLRRAYRQMSEVLAYEWERRSDGLPLATPEEALILASIIEKETGQPAERSAIAGVFVRRLQKRMRLQTDPTVIYGLGLDFDGNLRRRDLTSDTPYNTYTRHGLPPTPIAMPGRDSIHAALHPAPGEALYFVGRGDGTHQFSATLEEHNRAVQYYQLKRR, encoded by the coding sequence ATGCGTGAACGTCTGTTCCATTTGCTGGGCGCCTTGGTGCTCGTCGCCAGCCTGGTGCTGGGGTGGTTCTGGTTCGGCTATCAGTCCTTCGTCACGGCGCCGTTGCTGGTGGGAGAGGAAGGCGCCACCATCGAGGTGCGTCCCGGTGCCTCGCTGACGGCGGTGGCGCGGCAACTGGAGGAGGCGGGCCATATCAGCAGTGCGCGCTATTTCGTCTGGATGGCGCGCCTGTCCGACAGTGCCCGCCAGATACGTGTCGGCGAATACCGTGTCGAGCCCGGTATGACCGCACGTCAGCTGTTGCAGATGATGGTGGAGGGGCGTGTGCACCTGTATGCACTGACCCTGGTGGAAGGCTGGAATTTCCGCCAGGTCATGGATGCCGTACGCGGCAGTCCGTACCTGACGCATACCCTGTCCGGCCTCACCGATAGCGAAGTGATGGCACGTCTGGGGTATGCCGGCGAGCATCCGGAGGGGCGCTTCTTTCCCGACACCTATCATTTTCCACGTGGCATGAGTGATGTGGAGTTTCTGCGCCGGGCCTATCGCCAGATGAGCGAGGTGCTGGCCTACGAGTGGGAGCGACGCAGCGACGGCCTGCCGCTGGCGACACCGGAAGAGGCGCTGATCCTGGCCTCGATCATCGAGAAGGAAACCGGCCAGCCCGCCGAGCGTAGCGCCATCGCCGGCGTGTTCGTGCGCCGCCTGCAAAAACGCATGCGCCTGCAGACCGACCCCACGGTGATCTATGGCCTGGGGTTGGACTTCGACGGCAATCTGCGTCGTCGCGATCTCACCAGCGACACACCGTACAATACCTATACCCGCCACGGTCTGCCGCCCACGCCCATCGCCATGCCCGGCCGTGACAGCATCCATGCCGCACTGCATCCGGCGCCCGGCGAGGCTTTATATTTCGTTGGCCGCGGCGATGGTACCCATCAGTTCTCCGCCACGCTGGAGGAGCACAACCGCGCGGTGCAGTACTACCAGCTCAAGCGTCGCTGA
- the pabC gene encoding aminodeoxychorismate lyase — protein MFFPRMLIDGKDSDQIAADDRGLLYGDGLFETFAVRNGVPQLWSQHLDRLQRDCARLGIVPPPVELLHTEALQLCAGHARAVLKIVITRGSGGRGYRLPEQAMPRRILSLHPWPGYPEQYATQGVRARLCTLRLGSNPRLAGIKHLNRLEQVLARAEWNDPGIAEGLLLDGAGHLVEGTMSNVFLVRDGCLLTPVLDECGVAGVMRAQILEQAARLGIPGVVAPLRLDDVATAEEMFFCNSLIGLWPVRQFEQQEFAVGPLTRCLQQAIESPDHA, from the coding sequence GTGTTTTTTCCCCGCATGCTCATCGACGGCAAGGACAGCGACCAGATAGCGGCCGATGATCGCGGTCTGCTGTATGGCGACGGCCTGTTCGAAACCTTCGCCGTCAGGAACGGTGTCCCGCAATTGTGGTCGCAGCACCTGGACCGCCTGCAACGCGACTGTGCCCGCCTCGGTATCGTGCCGCCCCCCGTGGAATTGTTGCACACAGAAGCCTTGCAGTTGTGTGCCGGGCATGCCCGTGCCGTGCTGAAGATTGTCATCACCCGCGGTTCCGGCGGTCGCGGTTACCGGCTGCCCGAGCAGGCCATGCCGCGGCGCATCCTGTCCCTGCATCCCTGGCCGGGCTATCCGGAGCAGTACGCCACGCAGGGCGTGCGCGCCCGTCTGTGCACGCTGCGCCTGGGCAGCAATCCGCGCCTGGCCGGCATCAAACACCTCAACCGGCTGGAGCAGGTGTTGGCGCGTGCCGAATGGAACGACCCCGGGATTGCCGAGGGCTTGCTGCTGGATGGTGCCGGCCACCTCGTCGAGGGCACCATGAGCAATGTGTTTCTGGTGCGTGACGGCTGTCTGCTGACCCCTGTGCTGGATGAATGCGGCGTGGCCGGTGTCATGCGCGCGCAAATTCTGGAACAGGCGGCCCGGCTCGGCATTCCGGGTGTGGTGGCGCCGCTGCGGCTGGATGATGTAGCGACGGCGGAGGAGATGTTTTTCTGCAACAGTCTCATCGGCCTGTGGCCGGTGCGGCAGTTCGAGCAACAGGAGTTTGCAGTGGGGCCGTTGACCCGGTGCCTGCAGCAGGCCATTGAGAGTCCGGATCATGCGTGA
- the fabF gene encoding beta-ketoacyl-ACP synthase II, which produces MAKRRVVITGLGMVSPVGLNVKESWENILAGKSGIAPITHFDTSAFTTHFGGSVKGFNVENYLSPKEAKKMDPFIHYGIAAAKEAIEDSGLTVTEENAERIGVAIGSGIGGLPGIEKAHESLMANGPRRISPFFVPSNIINMISGHVSIMYGMKGPNIALVTACATATHSIGDAARIIEYGDADVMIAGGAEMATSPLGLGGFCAARALSSRNDDPATASRPWDKDRDGFVLSDGAGVVVLEEYEFAKARGARIYAELIGYGMSGDAYHMTLPAAGGDGARRCMQAAMRNAGINPEQVDYINAHGTSTPAGDKAETDAAKAAFGDHAYKLAMSSTKSMTGHLLGAAGGIEAVFTTLAIRDQVAPPTINIFNQDPECDLNYVPNTAQERKIEIALSNSFGFGGTNGTLVFKKI; this is translated from the coding sequence TTGGCTAAGCGGCGCGTTGTGATCACCGGCTTGGGCATGGTTTCCCCTGTCGGCCTGAATGTGAAGGAATCCTGGGAGAATATTCTCGCCGGTAAGAGCGGCATCGCTCCCATCACCCATTTCGATACCTCGGCATTCACCACCCATTTCGGCGGTTCGGTGAAAGGCTTCAATGTCGAGAACTATCTCTCGCCCAAAGAGGCGAAGAAGATGGACCCCTTCATCCACTACGGTATCGCCGCCGCCAAAGAGGCCATCGAGGATTCCGGCCTGACGGTGACCGAGGAAAATGCCGAGCGCATCGGTGTGGCTATCGGCTCCGGCATCGGCGGTCTGCCCGGCATCGAAAAAGCGCACGAAAGCCTGATGGCCAACGGCCCGCGCCGCATCTCCCCGTTCTTCGTGCCGAGCAATATCATCAATATGATCTCCGGTCATGTGTCGATCATGTACGGCATGAAGGGCCCGAATATTGCGCTGGTCACTGCCTGTGCCACCGCCACCCACAGCATCGGTGACGCCGCGCGCATCATCGAGTACGGCGATGCCGACGTGATGATCGCCGGCGGTGCCGAGATGGCGACCTCGCCGCTGGGACTGGGCGGTTTCTGTGCCGCCCGCGCCCTGTCCAGCCGCAATGACGATCCCGCCACTGCCAGCCGGCCGTGGGACAAGGACCGCGACGGTTTCGTGCTGTCCGACGGTGCCGGCGTGGTGGTACTGGAAGAGTACGAATTCGCCAAGGCGCGCGGCGCGCGCATCTACGCCGAACTGATCGGTTACGGCATGAGCGGCGACGCCTACCACATGACCCTGCCGGCCGCCGGCGGCGACGGCGCCAGGCGCTGTATGCAGGCCGCGATGCGCAATGCCGGTATCAACCCGGAACAGGTGGACTACATCAACGCCCACGGCACCTCGACCCCGGCCGGTGACAAGGCCGAGACCGATGCCGCCAAGGCGGCCTTCGGCGACCACGCCTACAAGCTGGCGATGAGCTCCACCAAGTCCATGACCGGCCACCTGCTCGGAGCCGCCGGCGGTATCGAGGCGGTGTTCACCACCCTGGCGATTCGTGATCAGGTGGCGCCGCCCACCATCAACATCTTCAACCAGGACCCCGAGTGCGATCTGAACTACGTGCCGAATACGGCACAGGAGCGCAAGATCGAGATCGCCCTGTCGAACTCCTTCGGTTTCGGCGGTACCAACGGCACCCTGGTGTTCAAGAAGATCTAA
- the acpP gene encoding acyl carrier protein has translation MSSIEERVKKIVVEQLGVKEEEVQNSSSFVDDLGADSLDTVELVMALEEEFETEIPDEEAEKITTVQQAIDYINAHQG, from the coding sequence ATGAGCAGCATCGAAGAACGCGTCAAGAAGATCGTTGTCGAGCAGTTGGGAGTTAAGGAAGAAGAGGTACAGAACAGCTCCTCCTTCGTCGACGACCTGGGCGCAGATTCCCTCGACACCGTCGAGCTGGTGATGGCTCTGGAAGAGGAATTCGAGACCGAGATTCCGGACGAAGAGGCCGAGAAGATCACCACGGTTCAGCAGGCCATCGATTACATCAACGCCCACCAGGGCTGA
- the fabG gene encoding 3-oxoacyl-ACP reductase FabG, with product MSMENEIALVTGASRGIGKAIALALGQRGATVIGTATSESGAEQITAYLKQAGVKGRGVALNVTEQASIDAVLEAITQEFGAPTVLVNNAGITRDNLLMRMKDEEWDAIIDTNLKSVYRMSKACLRAMTKARKGRIISIASVVGAAGNAGQTNYAAAKAGIFGFTKSLAREVGARGITVNAVAPGFIDTDMTRALADEHKENLLKQIPLNRLGQPEEVAAAVAFLASPEAAYITGETLHVNGGMYMA from the coding sequence ATGTCCATGGAAAATGAAATCGCCCTCGTCACCGGCGCCAGCCGCGGCATCGGCAAGGCCATCGCCCTGGCCCTGGGCCAGCGTGGCGCCACGGTGATCGGTACCGCCACCTCCGAAAGCGGCGCCGAGCAGATTACCGCCTACCTGAAACAGGCGGGCGTGAAGGGTAGGGGGGTGGCGCTGAACGTCACCGAGCAGGCGAGTATCGACGCGGTGCTGGAGGCGATCACCCAGGAGTTCGGCGCGCCCACCGTACTGGTGAACAATGCCGGCATCACCCGCGACAATCTGTTGATGCGTATGAAGGACGAGGAGTGGGATGCCATCATCGACACCAACCTCAAGTCCGTCTACCGCATGTCCAAGGCCTGCCTGCGCGCCATGACCAAGGCACGCAAGGGCCGCATCATCAGCATCGCCTCGGTGGTGGGAGCGGCCGGCAATGCCGGCCAGACCAACTATGCCGCCGCCAAGGCCGGTATCTTCGGTTTCACCAAGTCGCTGGCGCGCGAGGTCGGCGCCCGCGGCATCACCGTCAACGCCGTGGCGCCGGGGTTCATCGACACTGACATGACGCGCGCCCTGGCCGACGAGCACAAGGAGAATCTGCTCAAGCAGATCCCGCTCAACCGTCTCGGTCAGCCGGAGGAGGTCGCCGCGGCCGTGGCCTTCCTGGCCTCCCCCGAGGCGGCCTACATCACCGGCGAGACCCTGCACGTGAACGGCGGCATGTACATGGCGTAA
- the fabD gene encoding ACP S-malonyltransferase: MSLAFVFPGQGSQSVGMLAELAAAHPLVRDTFAEASAALGYDLWQLTQNGPADELNQTHITQPAMLTAGVATWRVWQEMNGKTPVVMAGHSLGEYTALVCAGALSFADGVALVAERGRYMQEAVPAGTGAMAAILGLEDAQVVEACAGAAQGQVVSAVNFNSPGQVVIAGHAAAVERAMEAAKAMGAKRALPLPVSVPSHCALMQPAAERLAQRLAGISVQLPQIPVINNVDVAVASDADTMRQALARQLYSPVRWVETVQKMAADGVDALVECGPGKVLVGLNKRIAKDMKTFAIVDTASLDEALAALS, from the coding sequence ATGTCGTTAGCCTTTGTCTTTCCCGGTCAGGGCTCACAATCCGTCGGCATGCTGGCCGAACTGGCCGCAGCCCATCCGCTGGTGCGCGACACCTTCGCCGAGGCCTCCGCTGCGCTGGGCTATGACCTGTGGCAGTTGACCCAGAATGGTCCGGCCGACGAGCTGAACCAGACCCACATCACCCAGCCGGCCATGCTCACCGCGGGCGTCGCGACGTGGCGCGTATGGCAGGAAATGAACGGCAAGACGCCGGTGGTGATGGCCGGCCACAGCCTGGGTGAGTACACCGCGCTGGTGTGCGCCGGGGCGCTGTCCTTTGCCGACGGCGTGGCCCTGGTGGCCGAGCGTGGCCGCTACATGCAGGAGGCCGTTCCTGCCGGTACCGGCGCCATGGCGGCGATCCTCGGCCTGGAGGACGCGCAGGTGGTCGAGGCCTGTGCCGGTGCGGCGCAGGGGCAGGTGGTGTCCGCCGTCAATTTCAATTCACCGGGGCAGGTGGTGATTGCCGGTCATGCCGCCGCCGTGGAGCGCGCCATGGAGGCGGCCAAGGCCATGGGCGCCAAGCGCGCCCTGCCGCTGCCGGTGAGCGTGCCGTCGCACTGCGCGCTGATGCAGCCGGCCGCCGAGCGCCTGGCCCAGCGTCTGGCCGGCATCAGCGTGCAGCTGCCGCAGATCCCGGTGATAAACAATGTCGATGTGGCGGTGGCGAGCGATGCCGACACCATGCGCCAGGCCCTGGCGCGCCAGCTGTACAGCCCGGTGCGCTGGGTGGAGACGGTGCAGAAGATGGCCGCCGACGGCGTCGATGCCCTGGTCGAGTGCGGTCCCGGCAAGGTGCTGGTGGGCCTCAACAAGCGCATCGCCAAAGATATGAAGACTTTCGCCATCGTCGATACCGCCAGCCTGGATGAGGCGCTGGCGGCCCTGAGCTGA
- a CDS encoding beta-ketoacyl-ACP synthase III produces the protein MNYSRIIGTGGYLPDKVLTNADLEKMVDTSDEWITDRTGIKERHIAADGQTTCDLAEQAARQALEAAGIGKDEIDLIIVATTTPDRVFPSTACLLQQRLDIHGCPAFDIQAVCTGFVYALGVADKFIRAGGVRNALVIGAETLSRIVDWTDRNTCVLFGDGAGAVVLQASSEPGILSTHMHADGSYESLLTTNGGVSEGVQGEDGPYIEMSGNEVFKMAVNTLGRIVDETLEANHMDKSEVDWLVPHQANTRIIQATAKKLKMTMDRVVMTVAEHGNTSAASVPLALNAAVRDGRIQRGDVLLLEAFGGGFTWGSALVRY, from the coding sequence TTGAACTATTCACGCATTATCGGTACGGGCGGTTATCTGCCCGACAAGGTGCTGACCAATGCCGACCTGGAAAAGATGGTCGACACGTCGGACGAGTGGATCACCGACCGCACCGGCATCAAGGAACGCCACATCGCCGCCGATGGTCAGACCACCTGCGATCTGGCCGAGCAGGCCGCGCGTCAGGCGCTGGAGGCGGCCGGCATCGGCAAGGACGAGATCGACCTGATCATCGTTGCCACCACCACGCCGGATCGCGTGTTTCCCAGCACCGCCTGCTTGTTGCAGCAGCGCCTCGATATCCACGGTTGTCCCGCCTTCGATATCCAGGCGGTGTGCACCGGTTTCGTCTATGCCCTCGGCGTGGCCGACAAGTTCATCCGCGCCGGCGGCGTGCGCAACGCCCTGGTGATCGGCGCCGAAACCCTGTCGCGCATCGTCGACTGGACCGACCGCAACACCTGCGTGCTGTTCGGCGATGGCGCCGGCGCCGTGGTGCTGCAGGCGAGCAGCGAGCCGGGCATCCTCTCCACCCACATGCACGCCGACGGCAGCTACGAATCGCTGCTCACCACCAATGGCGGCGTGTCGGAAGGGGTGCAGGGCGAGGACGGTCCGTACATCGAGATGAGCGGCAACGAGGTGTTCAAGATGGCGGTCAACACCTTGGGCCGCATCGTCGATGAAACCCTGGAAGCCAATCATATGGACAAGAGCGAGGTGGACTGGCTGGTGCCGCACCAGGCCAACACCCGCATCATCCAGGCCACTGCAAAGAAACTGAAGATGACCATGGACCGTGTGGTGATGACGGTGGCCGAGCACGGTAACACCTCCGCCGCCTCGGTGCCGCTGGCGCTGAATGCCGCGGTGCGCGACGGCCGCATCCAGCGCGGTGACGTGCTGCTGCTGGAGGCCTTCGGCGGCGGCTTCACATGGGGTTCGGCGCTGGTGCGGTATTGA
- the plsX gene encoding phosphate acyltransferase PlsX encodes MTATTTTIALDAMGGDHGPGVVVPAALQAIESHPELSIILVGDQQILDAELRRHPAVAAERLRVHHASQVVSMDDLPSHALRNKKDSSMRVAINLVKDGVAQACVSAGNTGALMATARFVLKTLPGIDRPAILTALPTIRGQSYVLDLGANVDSGAENLYEFAVMGSVLAQTVGNIASPSVGLLNIGEEEIKGNEQVKEASRLLQQSKLNYVGFVEGDDIYKGTVDVVVCDGFIGNVALKASEGVAKMISHYMRQEFKRNLLTRLAGLVALPVLKAFRARIDPRSYNGASLVGLRGIVIKSHGSADVFAFAHAIHEAVVETRKNVPERIREQLTTLLEERRAV; translated from the coding sequence ATGACGGCGACAACAACGACGATAGCGCTCGATGCCATGGGCGGCGACCACGGCCCCGGCGTGGTGGTTCCGGCAGCCCTGCAGGCCATTGAGTCCCATCCCGAACTTTCCATCATCCTGGTTGGTGACCAGCAGATTCTCGACGCCGAGTTGCGCCGCCATCCGGCGGTTGCCGCCGAGCGCCTGCGCGTACACCATGCCTCCCAGGTGGTGAGCATGGACGATCTGCCGTCCCATGCCCTGCGCAACAAGAAAGACTCTTCCATGCGCGTCGCCATCAACCTGGTGAAGGATGGCGTCGCCCAGGCCTGCGTCAGTGCCGGCAATACCGGCGCGTTGATGGCCACCGCTCGTTTCGTGCTCAAGACCCTACCGGGTATCGATCGGCCGGCGATCCTCACCGCACTGCCCACCATTCGCGGCCAGTCCTACGTGCTCGACCTCGGCGCCAACGTCGACAGCGGTGCGGAGAATCTGTACGAATTCGCAGTCATGGGTTCGGTGCTGGCGCAGACCGTAGGCAACATCGCGTCCCCCAGCGTCGGTCTGCTCAATATCGGCGAGGAGGAGATCAAGGGCAACGAGCAGGTGAAGGAGGCCTCGCGCCTGTTGCAGCAGAGCAAGCTCAATTACGTCGGTTTCGTCGAGGGTGACGACATCTACAAGGGCACCGTGGACGTGGTGGTGTGTGACGGCTTCATCGGCAACGTGGCGCTCAAGGCGAGCGAGGGCGTGGCCAAGATGATCAGCCATTACATGCGTCAGGAGTTCAAGCGCAACCTGCTGACGCGTCTGGCCGGTCTGGTGGCCCTGCCGGTGTTGAAGGCGTTCCGTGCGCGCATCGACCCGCGCAGCTACAATGGCGCCAGTCTGGTCGGCCTGCGCGGCATCGTGATCAAGAGCCATGGCAGTGCCGATGTCTTCGCCTTTGCCCACGCCATCCACGAGGCGGTGGTGGAGACGCGCAAGAACGTCCCCGAACGCATTCGGGAACAACTGACAACCCTGCTGGAAGAAAGGCGCGCAGTTTGA
- the rpmF gene encoding 50S ribosomal protein L32, whose amino-acid sequence MAVQQNRKTRSKRDMRRSHDALKAGALSIEPTTGETHLRHHISPDGYYRGRKVLNVKGE is encoded by the coding sequence ATGGCTGTTCAGCAAAACCGCAAGACCCGCTCCAAGCGCGATATGCGCCGTTCCCACGACGCGCTGAAGGCAGGCGCCCTGTCCATCGAGCCGACCACCGGCGAGACCCACCTGCGTCACCACATCAGCCCGGACGGCTACTACCGTGGCCGCAAGGTGCTGAACGTCAAGGGCGAGTAA
- a CDS encoding YceD family protein, translating into MSDERLPLHIDPLRLARAGAQLRGRMPMAEMERFAPLLAQVPGEVEVALDFRVDVERRAFMRLQLRTEVILVCQRCLGPVIHFIEVERLLGVVTSEAQAEKLPDIYEPLYVTEEPLFLREVIEDELILSLPIVPRHAEDECAPAVTGAGTDNEAGAARENPFTVLAGLKNQ; encoded by the coding sequence ATGTCGGACGAGCGCCTTCCCCTCCATATAGACCCGCTGCGTCTGGCCCGGGCCGGCGCGCAGTTGCGCGGGCGCATGCCCATGGCGGAGATGGAGCGTTTTGCCCCGTTGCTGGCGCAAGTGCCCGGTGAGGTGGAGGTGGCGCTGGATTTCCGTGTTGACGTCGAACGGCGTGCCTTCATGCGCCTGCAGTTGCGCACCGAGGTCATTCTGGTGTGTCAGCGCTGCCTGGGGCCGGTGATCCATTTCATCGAGGTGGAGCGCCTGTTGGGTGTAGTGACCAGCGAAGCTCAGGCGGAAAAGCTGCCCGACATCTACGAACCATTGTATGTCACGGAGGAACCGCTGTTCCTGCGTGAGGTGATTGAAGACGAATTGATTCTTTCTTTGCCCATCGTGCCGCGCCACGCCGAAGATGAATGTGCGCCGGCGGTGACGGGGGCGGGGACGGACAATGAGGCCGGGGCCGCGCGTGAAAATCCGTTTACGGTCCTGGCCGGACTTAAAAACCAGTGA